Sequence from the Marinihelvus fidelis genome:
CAGCAGCGGCCGGAAGGGCTGCAACACCCCACGCCATCGTGACCGCGCGCCGCGCGCACCGCGGGCGACCACGCCGACACGGCCATGGTCACGGCTGAACATTTCCAGCAGCTGGCTGCTCTCACGGAACGCCCGCCCATGCAGGACGTAGGCCGGCTGCAGTTGAACTCTCGACATGCCCTGAACGATAGGCGCTTGAGTGTGGGGCAGCAACTGGTTTTGGCCTGTCGCGACACCCACGGGGGTTGCGGCTGACCACCGACGAGTGTTTATGATGAAGTCCGCACGAACCAAACGAACCGAATGACTGAAGAACGCCGCGCGCATGACCTGCCCGAAGGGCTGCCTCCCACACCCGATATCGATATTGATCGCCTGAAGGCAACGCTGCTGAAACTGGCCGAGTTCGGCTACGACGACAGCGTCAACGCGGTCAGTCGCCTGGGCTTCGGTGAGGCTGACATGGCGGCCCGTCGCTGGCTGATGGAACTCATGGAGGCCGAGGGGTTCAGCGCCCGCATGGACGGCGCTGGCAATGTCTATGGCCGCCTGGGACCGAAGGAAAAAGCCTCGGTCACCATGGGCTCACACCTGGATTCGGTGCCTTCCAGCGGCATTTTTGACGGTGCCCTGGGCGTCATCACCGCCCTCGAGATCCTGCGTACGTTCAAGGCGGCCGGAATCGAGCCTAACTGGCCGCTGGAACTGGTGGCCACCAGCGAGGAGGAAGGCCGTTTCGGCGGCATGCTCGGCGCCCAGGCCATCTCCGGCGACGTCACCCCGGAGTTCCTGATGGGCGCCCACGACGCTGACGGCAACCGCCTGGCCGATGCCATGACCGCGGCCGGGCTGCCGCCGCTGGGCGCACTGGAGGCCCGCCGCCCGCCGTCGAGCATGCGCGCGTTCATCGAATTGCACATCGAGCAGGGCCCGGTGCTGGACACCGTCGGCAAGACCATCGGCGTGGTGGAGTCGATTTCCGGCGTGTGGAAGTGGATCATCCACCTGCGCGGCAAGGCCGACCACGCCGGCACCGCACCCATGGACATGCGCTCCGACGCCTTCATGGGCCTGGCCGACTTTGCCCACGCCATCCCCCGCATCATCGACGAGCACGGCACCGACAAGTCGCGGCTCACGGTGGGCAAGGTTGAGTTGAAACCCGGCAACCCGCACACCATCCCCGGCGAGGCGATCTTCACACTGGTCGGCCGCGACAGCGACGCCCAGGTCATGCGCGAGTTGCAGGACGCGTGCAACCGCTCATTGTCGGCCATCGCCCGGCGGCACGGGCTGCGCTTCGAGTATGAGCAGGTCAGCTGGCTCGACCCGATGGACTGCAGCGGCCGCATCACCGACCTGTTCGACACGCTGGCGGCCCGGCGTGGCCTCAGCTACCAGCGCATGCCCAGTGGCGCCGGTCACGACACCCAGTTCCTGACGCGGATCACCGACGCCGGGATGATTTTCGTGCCCTCCGTGGGTGGTGTCAGCCATGCGCCGGATGAACTCACCCATTGGGAGGACATCGAGACGGGCGCCCAGCTGCTGGCCGATGCCGCCTGGATACTGGCCCACGAACCCGGCTGAACCAGTGGCCGGACGGCCCGGCACAGACCGCCACCGGGTTTGAAGGGCCGCTATGGGTTTGTTAGGATGATCGCTTGCCCCGCTTGACTGGTTCACGCGGGGCTTTTTCGTTTTTGGGCCGTAACAACGGCGGAACCGGCGAAGCCTGGTTCCCCCTGACTGGAGAGGATGTGCACCCCGAAGGTGACACGACAAGCAGGCTTCGCCGACAGGCGTGGCCCGTCATGCTATTGCTGGGCCTGTGCCTGCTGGTTACCCCGGCACTGGCGCTGGAACTGGCCGTCACCGACGACGGTCGTACGGCCGGCTACCTGACCCTGGGCTGGGATGCCGACGGCGACGTCGAACTGCAGCAACGCGGCGCTGGTGGCGACTGGGTGACTATCTATCGCGGCCCCGACGCCGCCACCACCCTGTCCGGCCTGGCCAACGGCGAGATCACCTGGCGCGCACGAACAGTCTCCAACAACGGCGCCACGACCGGCGCCTGGGGCCCGACCCTGAGTATCCAGGTCGCCCACCACGCCATGGGCCGGGCACTGGCTGTCTTTATCACCGGTGCGGTCATGTTCCTGGTCCTGCTGGCCTGCATTGTCATGCCATGGCGTGAAAAGGAATCCAGCGCATGAATCCGGACGCCGTACTCTCGACACCCATAGCCGTCACCATCGTCGTGGTGTTCAGCGTACTGTGGGTCGCGCTCGGCTGGTGGCTGGGCCGCGCCAACCGCTCGCTGGAAGACTACATGCTGGCCGGGCGCCATGTCGGCATGGGCCTGGCCACGGCCACCGCCATGGCTACCTGGGTCACGGCAAACACCACGATGACGGCACCGCAACTGGCCTACCAACTGGGTATCTGGGGCATGGTGGGTTACTCGCTGGGCGCAGTCGGCCTGCTGCTGTTCGCGCCGATGGCGAAACGAATCCGGGAAATGATTCCCAACGGCTATACCAGCGGTGACTTTATCCGGGTGCGCTATGGCAAGTTCGCCTGGCGGGTGTTCCTGTTGATTTCGCTGTTCTACGCGCTCGGCTGGCTGGTCAGCCTGGCCATGGCCGGCGGTATCCTGGTCGAGTCCCTCAGCGGCATACCCTATGCCTGGGGCATGACCGTCATCGTCGTGACATGCACGCTGTATACGGTGTTTGGCGGGCTGCGTGCGGTCATCGGTACCGACTTCGTGCAGACCGTGATTATCCTGGTGGGGCTGGCGTTGCTGGCCGGCCTGGTCATTACCGAGGTCGGCTTCGAGCCGATGCACCAGCGGCTGGCTGAAGAGCGCCCGGGCCTGCTGAACCTGCTGCTGCCGGCCTCGCTGATGTTCCTGTTCAACAACCTGTTTTTCGGTGTCGGTGAAATTTTCCATTCCAATGTCTGGTGGTCGCGGGCGTTTGCGTTCGGGGAAGGCGTGGGATTCCGCGCCTACCTGCTGGCCGGCCTGATGTGGCTGCCGGTGCCCATCGTTGCAGGGTTTATTGCCCTGGCGGCGCCCGTGCTGGGCGTCAATGTGCCTTCGCCGGACATGGTCGCGCCGCTGGTCGCCGCGCACCTGATGGGCGAAGTAGGCGCGATCGTGGTGTTCATCGTCGTGTTTGCCGCCCTGGCGTCCAGCCTTGACTCATTGCTGGCGGCGACCTCGGACCTGCTACTCAACGATATTTACCGTGGTCACCTGCGACCGGCCGCCACAGACGTGGAACTGCGCCGCGCCGCGGCATGGATCATCGTTGCACTGGGCGCGCTGGCCTGGGCGCTGGCCATGCCGCGGGTCAATACGCTGGCGGCCCTGCTCTACCTGACCGGCGCCTTTGTAGCCAGCACCATCTGGCCGATTGTCTTTGGGCTGCGCTGGCGTCGCGGCAGCGGCGCGGGCGCGTCGGCGGCGATGATCCTGGGCACAGCCTGCGGGCTCATCGCCTATAACGTCATCGGTTTTTACGTGGCGGCACTGGTATCGGCGGCGGTATCGCTGCTGGTGACCGCCGTCACGTTCTGGTTCAGTCGCCAGCGTTTTGCGTTCCGCGAACTGGCCGCAACCCGGGCGGCGGGGCCATGATGCTGTCCGCCGCCGGCCTCACATTCCTGGTTATCACCGCCCTGGCGGCGGTGGTGATCTCGCCTTTCATCCTGATCGCACTCCTGGTCAACGACCTGAGGAAGAAATCATCATGGTAAACATGGCCACCGAGGATTCGGTGACATTCGACCCGGACCTGCCCGACGTCTACGGCGACGCGCAGCCCAAGCAACTGTTGCGCACCATCATCGAGGAACACGAGCAGCTCCAGACGCTGGCCAACCGGCACGTGATCTCGTCCGGCCAGTTCAGCCGCGACGTCATGTTGCAACTGTTCCGGCTGGCGGCGAAGTTTGAGTGCAATCCGGAGCGTTTCAACTCACCGCTGGCGGGCAAGCTGCTGATCAGCGCGTTCTACGAACCGTCGACGCGCACGCGGCTGTCGTTCGAGAGCGCCTGGCACCGCCTGGGCGGCGACATCATGTCCATCGCCGACCGCTCCACCACCGGCATCGCCAAGGGCGAGTCCTACGCGGACGTGGCCGAGATGTTCAACAACTACGGCGACTGCGTGGTGCTGCGCGATTCCGACCCCGAGGCCGTCTACCAGATGGCCCGTAGCCTGCGCATACCGATCATTAATGCCGGCAACGGCATCATGGAGCACCCGACCCAGGCCCTGGCCGATGTCTACACCATCCTGAAGTGGCGCCCGGAGCTGCTGACCGACGACGCCAAACCGATTCGCATCGGCGTGGTGGGCGTGCCCAAGCGCATGCGCACCGTGCGCAGCCTGCTGACTTTGCTGTCACAGTTCTCCGACATCATCGAGGAGCTGGTGGTCATTTCCGACCGGCCGGCCAAAACGGCCTTCGCCGACGGCCAGCTCGAGGCCCTGGAAGAAGCGGGCCTGAACGTGCGCCTGTCCAATGAACTGGACGGTGAACTACCGGAGTTGGACGTCGTGTACATCAACGCCATCGCCTGGGTGAAGAACGCCCGTGAAGTGATGGGCAACGCGTTCAGGCTCGATGACCAGTCGCCCCTGAAAGAGGGCGCCATCATCCTGCACCCGCTGGCCCGCGGCCCGGAGCTGGACGTGTCGCTCGATACCACGCCGCACAATTGGTACTTCGCGCAGGCCCGCGGCGCCGTGTTCGTGCGCAAGGCCCTGCTCACCTGCATGACCCAGCGCACCGAGCGGGTCATGGACGTCGTTTGAGGAATAACTGAATTTATGTGTGGAATCGCAGGCATTTACCATCGCGACCGGCAGCGCCCGGTCGATTCCCAATTGCTCGCCAACATGGCGGCGATCCAGTATCACCGTGGCCCGGACAACTTCGGCGTGCAGGTGATGGATGAACGCGGCGTGGGCTTTTCCCACGCCCGGCTCAGCATCATTGACCTGGACGAGGAGCGGGCCTGCCAGCCCTTCGTGTCCGACGACCGCAAGCGCCTGCTGGCGCACAATGGCGAGTTCTATGACTTCAAGCGGCTGCGCGCCGACCTGACCAGCCGCGGTGCCACCTTTCGCACCAAGAGCGACTCGGAACTGGTGCTTCACCTGTTCCCTCGCTTCGGCCTGGATCGTACGCTGGAGGAGCTCCGGGGCGAGTTCGCCTTCGCCATGTACGACGACGAGGAGGACGCGCTGTATCTTGTCCGCGACCGTTTCGGTATCAAGCCCTTGTACTGGACCAACACGGGCGACTCCATTGTCTTCGGCTCCGAACTGAAAGTTCTGTTCGCCGACCCGGGAGTGAACCGCCGTTTCAGCGAGGAAGGCCTGCTGCACCAGCTGATCCAGGTCTTGGTGCCCGGCAGCACGGCGTTTGAAGGCGTGCACCAGGTCAAGCCGGGGCACTTCCTGAAAATCCGCCGCCGCGACGGCGGCTTCCAGGTCGAGGAGCGGCGCTACTGGGACCTGGAGTTCCCGAACGCCGCCGACCACCAGAACGACCGCGACGAGGCCGACAGCGTGGAGGCCGTTCGCGCCGGCCTGGTCGAGGCCGTCAACCTGCGCCTGGAGGCCGACGTGCCGGTAGGCTGTTATCTATCCGGCGGCATCGACAGCTGCGCCATCCTGGGCCTGTCCGCCGCGGCGCGCCAGGACCCGGTGAAGGCCTTCACCATCGGTTTCGACGACACGGCCTACGACGAGACGCCGATTGCCCGGCAGATGGCCGACGCCACCGGCGCCGACCAGGAGGTCCTGACGCTCAAGGCTGAGGACCTGTATGGCCATTTCGAGCGCACCCTGTGGCACACCGAGCGCACCATCTATAACACCCTGGGCGTGGCCAAGCTGCTGATGAGCCGCCGCGTACGCGACATCGGCTACAAGGTGGTGCTGACCGGCGAGGGCTCGGACGAACTGTTCGCCGGCTACCCGTCGTTCCGCCGCGACCTGTTCCTGCATGGCCTGCCGGACCTGCCGCCGGACGAACGACGCCAGTGGGAATCGATGCTGGGTGAGAGCAATGCCCTGTTCAAGGGTGCGATGCTGTCCGAGGACGAGGTCGACGACCCGGCCCTGACTGCCGCCATCGGCTTTACCCCCAGCTGCCTGCAGCCCTGGTTGGCCTGCACGCCCACGGCGCGCGGCCTGATGCTGCCGGAGTTGCGCGAGCGCCTGGCCGGCTACCACCCCGGCACGGCGATCGCCGATGCGCTGGACGCGGGCATGGTCGAAGACCGCCACCCACTGGACCGCGCCCAGTACGTCTGGGCCAAGACCATGCTGGAGGGCCAGATCCTGACCTGGGGCGGCGACCGCGTCGACATGGCCAACTCCATGGAGGCCCGCCCGGCATTCCTGGACCATCACCTGGCGGAGACCGCCGTCAACATCCCGCCACTGCACCGCATCCGCGAGCGCCGCGAGAAACACGTCCTGCGCGAGGCGATGAAGGGCCTGCTGCCGAAAGTGCTTTATGAGCGTGAAAAATTCGCTTTCATGGCGCCGCCGGCGCACACCGACCCGGGCAAGTGGAACTCGATGATGGCGCTGGCTGAACAGCACCTGTCCCATGAGGCCATTGGTCGCGCGGGCATCCTGGATGCGGCCGCAGTGGACACGATGCTGGCAGAAGCCTCGGCAACGGAAACGTCTCGGGCCCGCAAGGTCCAGCTGGACGCCATCATCAACCACGCGCTGGGTGTTCAGATCCTGCACCGTGAGTTCATCCAGGGTGACATTCCCGCGAAAGCCGCGGCAATGGCCGAAGAACTGGGCTGGAAGGTCGCGGCCTGAGTTGCCGCAAGGCGCCGGGCCGTTGACTGGCCCGGCGTGAAAGTCCTGCTTAGGGCTATTCGTCGAAGCCCATGCGCTCCATGGCCCGCTCGCTGCGTGACCAGTCCTTGGCCACCTTGACCCAGGTCTGCAGGAAAACTTTCTCGTCGAGAAATTCTTCCATCGCCTTGCGCGCCTGCTGGCCCACCTGTTTGAGCACCTGCCCGCCCTTGCCGATGACAATCTGCTTCTGGCTGTCACGCTCGACCCAGATAATCGCGCCGATACGCACCATGCCGCCCTCGCGCTTGAAGTGCTCGATCTCCACGTTCAGGGCATACGGCAGTTCCTGGTGCAGGCGCAGCGTCAGCGCCTCGCGCAGCAGTTCCGCGGCCAGGAAGCGCTCGCTGCGATCGGTGATCTGGTCCTCGTCGTAGAACGGCATCGAGAATGGCAGCAGGTCCATCAACCGCTTCTCGACATCGGCCACACCATCGCCCTTCAGCGCAGAGATCAGGAAGACCTCGTCCCAGTCCCCTTCCGCACTGGCTTCGGTGACGTAGGCCAGCAATTCCTGCTTGTGCTCGACCTCGTCGACCTTGTTGATGACCAGGAACACCGGGATATCGAGCGCCGACAGCATCTTCGCGATCTTGCGATCCTGGCGCGTCAGCCTGCCGGCTTCGAGCAGGAACAGCACGGCCTCGACATCACGGAAGGTCGCCAGCGCCACCCGGTTCATGTACTGGTTCAGCGCCCGACCACCGGACTGGTGGATGCCCGGCGTGTCCAGGTACACCACCTGGCCCTGCGCCGTGGTCTTGATGCCGGCCACGCGCTGGCGCGTGGTCTGCGGTTTATGCGTAACGATGCTGACCTTCTGCCCAAGAATCTGGTTCAGCAGCGTCGATTTGCCCACGTTCGGGCGGCCAATCAGGGCGACGTAGCCAAAACGGTAGTCGCTGTCTTCACCGCCTTCGGGCGGCAACTGGAAATCAATGGGGTCCATCAGGAAGCACCTTCACATTCATCGAGCACCTGCCGCGCCGCGGTCTGCTCCGCGCCACGACGGCTGCGGCCACTGGCCGAGGCATCGAAGCCCGAATCCGGCAGCCGGCAGCGGACGTGAAACAGTTTTGCGTGATCAGCGCCCTCCTCGCCGACCAGGGTGTACTCCGGCAGCGGGCGCCCGCGGGCCTGCAGCCATTCCTGCAGGCGGGTTTTCGGATCTTTCAGGTCTTCGCCATCCGGCAGCGCGTCGATCACGGGGTCGAAGATCGCCCGGACCACGCGCTCGGCGGCGTCGAAGCCGGCATCCATGTACACCGCGCCGATGATGGCCTCGAGCACATCGGAAAGAATCGACGCACGACGGTGACCGCCGGTATGCAACTGGTCGCGGCCCAGCCGCATATGCTCACCCAGGCCGATGTCACGGGCCACCCGCGCCAGTGTTTCCTGCCGAACCACGCGGGAGCGCAGCCGGCTCAGCGAGCCTTCATCATCACCCGGCCGAACCTCGAACAGGCGCCGCGATACCACTAGCGCCAGCACCGAGTCGCCCAGGAACTCCAAGCGCTCGTAGTTGCGTGCGTCGAGGCTGCGATGCGTCAACGCCTCGAGCAGCCACTCAGGCCGCTCGAAGCGATGGGGAATTCCGGGAATTTCGTCAGGCCGTGCGGGCATGGGGTCGTGTTCCGGTGGCCCCGGCACGCGCCGAGGTCAGTTCGATAATTGCGCCGTTCGGTCGAACGAAGCGACCACGTCCAGGTTACCGATCACCGGTTTTCGGACCTCGTACTGGACACGGATCTGCACACCGTTGTTGCGGACAATCTTGACGTTCTCCGCCTTGACGTTGTTGTTGGAATAGCTGACCCACAGGCGGTTCAGGAACTTGTCCTTGAGCTCAAACGGTGTGTACCTGGCGCTACCGGGCTCCTTGGAGATGCCGTCCATCGCGCTGACAACGGAGTAATACTCGAGATAGATCGGCGTAATCCGCATGCCCAGGTAGACAAAGAACACCACCATCGACAACACGATCAGAAATCCGATCAGGCTCATCCCACCCTGTTTACGCACCCTCATGATCCCCTTCCTCAAAGTTCTTGTATAAGTCTATGTTATCCCGCTTGCTGGTGGATTGCACATATCCGCGGGTTAATCGATACCCTCTCCAACGCGGCCCCAGTCTGCGCAACCCTTGTTCAGGTCGAAGTTCAGCCAGATACCTACCGCGCGGCCCACCAGGTTCTCTTCCGGCACGTAACCCCATTCGCGGCTATCGTTACTGCGGTCGCGGTTGTCGCCCATCATGAAGTAATGCCCCTCGGGCACTTCCCATTGGCCGTTTCTGCCGGAAATGCCGTTGTGAATGAGGATATCGTGGCGGGTGTTACCCAAATCTTCCCGGTAGCGCATGGCATCGCGCCGCGGCGTGCTGCACTTCACTTCGCTGCTGACATAAGGCGCGCCACCCTGCTCTCCAACTTCTTCACCATTGATGAACAGGCGTTTGTCGCGATAGGCCACGGTATCGCCCGGCAGGCCGACTACGCGCTTGATGAAATTGACGCCGGGGTCGACAGGGTAACGGAATACCACGACATCGCCGCGCTCCGGCTCGCCAATGGGCACGACCTTCTTGTTCAGCACGGGCAGGCGCAGGCCATAGGAAAACTTGTTGACGACGATGAAGTCACCAATCAGCAGCGTCGGGATCATCGACCCCGAGGGAATCTTGAATGGCTCGAACAGGAACGACCGGAAAACCAGCACCGCGAACAGGATCGGAAACAGCGACCGTGAATATTCCACCGCCACCGGCTCGTTGACCTCGGCCTGGCCGGCCCGGGCCGCGCGGTCGGCGCGCTTTTGCCGGAACAGCAGCGTGTCGGCCGCCCAGATCAGGCCGCTCAACAGGGTCAGCACCACGAGTACCAGGGCAAAATCCAGGTTCATTGTTATTCCTCTTTAGTTCTTGTCCTGCTGGAGCACCGCCAGGAAGGCTTCCTGAGGAATCTCCACGCGGCCGACCTGCTTCATGCGCTTCTTGCCGGCTTTCTGCTTTTCCAGCAGCTTGCGCTTGCGCGTGACGTCACCACCGTAGCACTTGGCGGTGACATTCTTGCGCAACGCCTTGACCGTGGCACGGGCGATCACCTGCGAGCCCAGCGCGGCCTGGATCGCGATATCGAACATCTGCCGCGGAATGAGCTCCTTCATGCGTTCCGCCAGCTCGCGGCCGCGACGCTGGGCCTGTTCGCGATGCAGGATCAGGCTGAGCGCGTCGACCTTTTCCTGGTTGATCAGGATATCGACACGGACGAACGGCCCGGCCTCGAAGCGCTTGAAGTGGTAGTCAAACGAGGCGTAGCCGCGACTGACCGATTTCAGGCGGTCGAAAAAGTCGAGCACGACTTCGGACATCGGCAGCTCGTACTGGATATTCACCTGTCCGCCCAGGTACTGCATGCCTTTTTGCATGCCGCGTTTTTCCTCGCACAGGCCGATCACGGCGCCCACGTAGTCCTGTGGCACCAGGATATTGGCCTCGATGATCGGCTCGCGGATCTCGGCGATCTTGTTCACCGGGGGCAGGCTGGCCGGGTTCTCCAGGCTGATGACCTCGCCGTCGGTCATTTCGATCTCGTAGATCACCGTGGGCGCGGTGGTGATCAGCTCGACGCCGTACTCGCGTTCCAGCCGTTCCTGGACGATGTCCATGTGCAGCAGGCCCAGGAAGCCACAGCGGAAACCGAATCCCAGCGCCTCGGACGTTTCCGGCTCAAACTGCAGGGCCGCGTCGTTAAGCTGGAGCTTCTCCAGCGCTTCGCGCAGGTCGGCAAAATCGTCGGCATCGGTAGGGAACAGACCGGCGAATACGCGCGGCTGCATGGTGCGGAAGCCCGGCAGCGGCGCATCCGCCGGCTTGCCCGCGTGGGTAATGGTGTCACCCACGGGCGCGCCGTGCACGTCCTTGATGCCGGCCACCAGGAAGCCCACTTCGCCGGCCTCCAGGGTATTGGTGGGCTTTCGCTTGGGCGTGAACACGCCCACCTGCTCGACCTGGTGCTGGTCACCCAGCGACATCAGGCGGATCTTGTCACGCTTGGACACACGCCCTTCCATGACACGAACCAGGGAAATAATGCCCAGGTAGTTGTCGAACCAGGAGTCGATGATCAGCGCCTTCAGGGGCGCCTCGCGATCACCTGACGGTGGCGGCACCTTGGCCACCAGTTCCTCGAGCACATCCTGCACGCCGTTGCCCGTCTTGGCG
This genomic interval carries:
- a CDS encoding Zn-dependent hydrolase — its product is MTEERRAHDLPEGLPPTPDIDIDRLKATLLKLAEFGYDDSVNAVSRLGFGEADMAARRWLMELMEAEGFSARMDGAGNVYGRLGPKEKASVTMGSHLDSVPSSGIFDGALGVITALEILRTFKAAGIEPNWPLELVATSEEEGRFGGMLGAQAISGDVTPEFLMGAHDADGNRLADAMTAAGLPPLGALEARRPPSSMRAFIELHIEQGPVLDTVGKTIGVVESISGVWKWIIHLRGKADHAGTAPMDMRSDAFMGLADFAHAIPRIIDEHGTDKSRLTVGKVELKPGNPHTIPGEAIFTLVGRDSDAQVMRELQDACNRSLSAIARRHGLRFEYEQVSWLDPMDCSGRITDLFDTLAARRGLSYQRMPSGAGHDTQFLTRITDAGMIFVPSVGGVSHAPDELTHWEDIETGAQLLADAAWILAHEPG
- a CDS encoding sodium:solute symporter family protein, with translation MNPDAVLSTPIAVTIVVVFSVLWVALGWWLGRANRSLEDYMLAGRHVGMGLATATAMATWVTANTTMTAPQLAYQLGIWGMVGYSLGAVGLLLFAPMAKRIREMIPNGYTSGDFIRVRYGKFAWRVFLLISLFYALGWLVSLAMAGGILVESLSGIPYAWGMTVIVVTCTLYTVFGGLRAVIGTDFVQTVIILVGLALLAGLVITEVGFEPMHQRLAEERPGLLNLLLPASLMFLFNNLFFGVGEIFHSNVWWSRAFAFGEGVGFRAYLLAGLMWLPVPIVAGFIALAAPVLGVNVPSPDMVAPLVAAHLMGEVGAIVVFIVVFAALASSLDSLLAATSDLLLNDIYRGHLRPAATDVELRRAAAWIIVALGALAWALAMPRVNTLAALLYLTGAFVASTIWPIVFGLRWRRGSGAGASAAMILGTACGLIAYNVIGFYVAALVSAAVSLLVTAVTFWFSRQRFAFRELAATRAAGP
- a CDS encoding aspartate/ornithine carbamoyltransferase family protein, translated to MIMVNMATEDSVTFDPDLPDVYGDAQPKQLLRTIIEEHEQLQTLANRHVISSGQFSRDVMLQLFRLAAKFECNPERFNSPLAGKLLISAFYEPSTRTRLSFESAWHRLGGDIMSIADRSTTGIAKGESYADVAEMFNNYGDCVVLRDSDPEAVYQMARSLRIPIINAGNGIMEHPTQALADVYTILKWRPELLTDDAKPIRIGVVGVPKRMRTVRSLLTLLSQFSDIIEELVVISDRPAKTAFADGQLEALEEAGLNVRLSNELDGELPELDVVYINAIAWVKNAREVMGNAFRLDDQSPLKEGAIILHPLARGPELDVSLDTTPHNWYFAQARGAVFVRKALLTCMTQRTERVMDVV
- the asnB gene encoding asparagine synthase (glutamine-hydrolyzing); translation: MCGIAGIYHRDRQRPVDSQLLANMAAIQYHRGPDNFGVQVMDERGVGFSHARLSIIDLDEERACQPFVSDDRKRLLAHNGEFYDFKRLRADLTSRGATFRTKSDSELVLHLFPRFGLDRTLEELRGEFAFAMYDDEEDALYLVRDRFGIKPLYWTNTGDSIVFGSELKVLFADPGVNRRFSEEGLLHQLIQVLVPGSTAFEGVHQVKPGHFLKIRRRDGGFQVEERRYWDLEFPNAADHQNDRDEADSVEAVRAGLVEAVNLRLEADVPVGCYLSGGIDSCAILGLSAAARQDPVKAFTIGFDDTAYDETPIARQMADATGADQEVLTLKAEDLYGHFERTLWHTERTIYNTLGVAKLLMSRRVRDIGYKVVLTGEGSDELFAGYPSFRRDLFLHGLPDLPPDERRQWESMLGESNALFKGAMLSEDEVDDPALTAAIGFTPSCLQPWLACTPTARGLMLPELRERLAGYHPGTAIADALDAGMVEDRHPLDRAQYVWAKTMLEGQILTWGGDRVDMANSMEARPAFLDHHLAETAVNIPPLHRIRERREKHVLREAMKGLLPKVLYEREKFAFMAPPAHTDPGKWNSMMALAEQHLSHEAIGRAGILDAAAVDTMLAEASATETSRARKVQLDAIINHALGVQILHREFIQGDIPAKAAAMAEELGWKVAA
- the era gene encoding GTPase Era — its product is MDPIDFQLPPEGGEDSDYRFGYVALIGRPNVGKSTLLNQILGQKVSIVTHKPQTTRQRVAGIKTTAQGQVVYLDTPGIHQSGGRALNQYMNRVALATFRDVEAVLFLLEAGRLTRQDRKIAKMLSALDIPVFLVINKVDEVEHKQELLAYVTEASAEGDWDEVFLISALKGDGVADVEKRLMDLLPFSMPFYDEDQITDRSERFLAAELLREALTLRLHQELPYALNVEIEHFKREGGMVRIGAIIWVERDSQKQIVIGKGGQVLKQVGQQARKAMEEFLDEKVFLQTWVKVAKDWSRSERAMERMGFDE
- the rnc gene encoding ribonuclease III, whose amino-acid sequence is MPARPDEIPGIPHRFERPEWLLEALTHRSLDARNYERLEFLGDSVLALVVSRRLFEVRPGDDEGSLSRLRSRVVRQETLARVARDIGLGEHMRLGRDQLHTGGHRRASILSDVLEAIIGAVYMDAGFDAAERVVRAIFDPVIDALPDGEDLKDPKTRLQEWLQARGRPLPEYTLVGEEGADHAKLFHVRCRLPDSGFDASASGRSRRGAEQTAARQVLDECEGAS
- a CDS encoding DUF4845 domain-containing protein — translated: MRVRKQGGMSLIGFLIVLSMVVFFVYLGMRITPIYLEYYSVVSAMDGISKEPGSARYTPFELKDKFLNRLWVSYSNNNVKAENVKIVRNNGVQIRVQYEVRKPVIGNLDVVASFDRTAQLSN
- the lepB gene encoding signal peptidase I, with amino-acid sequence MNLDFALVLVVLTLLSGLIWAADTLLFRQKRADRAARAGQAEVNEPVAVEYSRSLFPILFAVLVFRSFLFEPFKIPSGSMIPTLLIGDFIVVNKFSYGLRLPVLNKKVVPIGEPERGDVVVFRYPVDPGVNFIKRVVGLPGDTVAYRDKRLFINGEEVGEQGGAPYVSSEVKCSTPRRDAMRYREDLGNTRHDILIHNGISGRNGQWEVPEGHYFMMGDNRDRSNDSREWGYVPEENLVGRAVGIWLNFDLNKGCADWGRVGEGID
- the lepA gene encoding translation elongation factor 4, coding for MDQKYIRNFSIIAHVDHGKSTLADRFIQICGGLTEREMLDQVLDSMDIERERGITIKAQSVTLDYAAADGQTYQLNFIDTPGHVDFSYEVSRSLAACEGALLVVDAAQGVEAQSVANCYTAVELGLEVIPVLNKIDLPSAEPDRVKTEIEDIIGIEAQDALAVSAKTGNGVQDVLEELVAKVPPPSGDREAPLKALIIDSWFDNYLGIISLVRVMEGRVSKRDKIRLMSLGDQHQVEQVGVFTPKRKPTNTLEAGEVGFLVAGIKDVHGAPVGDTITHAGKPADAPLPGFRTMQPRVFAGLFPTDADDFADLREALEKLQLNDAALQFEPETSEALGFGFRCGFLGLLHMDIVQERLEREYGVELITTAPTVIYEIEMTDGEVISLENPASLPPVNKIAEIREPIIEANILVPQDYVGAVIGLCEEKRGMQKGMQYLGGQVNIQYELPMSEVVLDFFDRLKSVSRGYASFDYHFKRFEAGPFVRVDILINQEKVDALSLILHREQAQRRGRELAERMKELIPRQMFDIAIQAALGSQVIARATVKALRKNVTAKCYGGDVTRKRKLLEKQKAGKKRMKQVGRVEIPQEAFLAVLQQDKN